The DNA window AACCTAGGAAGGTGTACAGGCTGAACTTCTTTAGATCCATGTTTGCGATACCTGCAGGTAAAGATATGAACGTGCGTATAACAGGAAGCATACGGCTTATTAAAACTGCTTCCCACCCGTATCTTTCAAACCATCTGTCTGCGAGTTCGAGTTTTGAGTGGGAAATGAAAATATATTTCCCATATTTTTCAAGAAATGGTCTTCCACCCTTTAATCCAACGAAGTAGGCTATTAAAGAACCTATCAAATTTCCAACTGCACCAACCAAGGTTATTCCCAGGAGGGTCATGTTGGTGGTGCCCTGCCAAACAACATATCCACTGAAGGTCATGATAATTTCGCTTGGAAGGGGTATACATGCACTTTCGAGTGTCATTCCTATAAAAACACCCCAGTATCCCAAGATTTGAATGATGTGTATTGCAAAATTACTCACGAGTTCAACCACACTGATCACTTAACCACCTCCGAACTTACCATTGGTATTTTATTGTAAACTACATTGATAAAATCGTTTAATGGGTTTAACTTTGTTCTAAGCTTGAGTACCAATAAAACACTAATTCCTGACACAACCAAGGAACCAACTATATCCAGTGGGAAATGAACCCCTGCAAAGACCCTGGCAGTTCCACCAATAATTCCCAGCACTAAAAATAATAAACCCGGAAATCTTGTTCTTTTAAAGTAGGCAAGCATCAAGGCCATGGAGAATATGATGGTGGAATGATCAGATGGAAAAGAAGAATCAGCAGGGTAGCTGAAAAGTAGCGTTCCAACTGGAATAACGAAGGGTCTTGGATGATAGTAAACAAAACCTATTAAATAATTAACTATTAAACCAATTAAAGCGGCGTAAAATCCGTAAAGAATTATATCACGAGTTTTTCTTCCTTTAAACATCCATAAAATTATCATACCTACCACAACTAACAATGGCATGTACTTGGCAATCAGAACCATGAAAGTATCAAGAAATTGATTCATTCCTGCGTACTGATTTATTAAATGAAACACTGCAAAGTTTAACTGTTCAATCATAATACCAAAACAACAATAGTTTATTAACGATATTTAAAGGAGAATTAAGCCAAATTATAAGATTAAACATTTATTTAACCTGTTTAATGCTAAATTTATACTTATTAATTTAAAATAGCTCCTTAAATTTCTTCTTGAACAGTAATTATTTGGATGAATATTTAAGTAATTATGCCGAACTTATACCCCAATCTCTACCCAATCTCTACCCAACCATTCAATTTAAACCGTTTAAAGGGCAGATATTTTAATCTAAAGAGGAACACCACTGAAGACCAGGGGATCAACGTGTTCTAAATAACTAAACTATGCTAACCTAAAAATAAGAATAAACTATGACTCAACATGAAAAGAAGTTGATGGGACTATTCCATTTAAATCCCCTAATTCTCAAATAGTTTAACTATGTTAAGCTGTTCTCTGTGGAACCTTGCATCAGCTGTTTTAGTCCCATGTTATTTTAAACAGAATGGTAAATGCAATTAACTGTGCTGTTTCAACCAATAGAAGAACGAAATAAACTTCTGTTGCTCCCCTTTCATGCATTTCAATACCTAACAATGCAAATAAGGACAGTGCCATAATTGCCAGGACATTCTGCACCAGTAGTATGACTGCGAAGTAAATAAGGCCTGTTGTGAATTTTGATTTAAGTTCGTGGTAGCTGTTCCAGTAGAAGTAGAACAGTCCAGATAGCAGACCCACATTTGCAATGCCTACAATGACTGCTGCCAGTATGATCATCCTGTTTATGAATATCAGTTCTAAAGTCATTTTTACTCCTAAATTTCTAATACCGCAATTTTTTAAAACTTTTATTTTTCGATGTAGTTATCCCATATTTCCTGGAAAACCTCATAATTTTCTTCCATGGCATCTGTTAGGAAATATAATTTGCTGTATGAATCTCCTGTAGCTTTAATTATGTTGTTATCGCGTAAAATTTTTATATGATGCCTGATGGTTTTATAATCAAGATTTAACTCCTTTGAAAGCTGATGAGGATTATAAGGTCTTTCTCTGAGTTTTTCGATTATTCTGGCACGATTGGTTCCTCCCCTTTTACCAGTTAACAACCACCAGAGCAATTTTTCAAGATGTTTCATAACACAAACCCTCAATATTTAAAAGGAATTATACAGTGACTAAAATTATAATTCAAATCACATTTTAATATTACCATGTTACATAGAAATGCAAATAAAAAAAAAGTAGAAATAGTTTAAAATTTAGATAAAAATAATTCTTAAACTATCCCCCAATTATTGAGTCCATTACAAGCTCTTTAGTTTTGGATAAAATCTAGTGGGATTTTTACTCTAAATTTTTGGCCTTCCTATTATTTCTATAACTTTGGATGGATAGGAATGCCTTAAATATTGGCGGTATTATCTTGGTTAGTGGTCCTTCCATTTCATTTGAAACATCATCGAGGAGATCCATGATTGGAAGTTCCTGTGGACAGTGCTTCTCACATTTTCCACATTTTGTACATTTAGATGCGAATCCGGGCTTTCCATCGTTCATCACTCCTAAACCTGCAGCGTACATTACCTTTGACTGAATATTTCCTGTGTTGAATAGTTTAGCTGAATCGTAGACTTCAAAGCATTTGGCTATGTCCACTCCCTTTGGACACGGCATACAGTACCTGCAACCGGTACATCCTGTTTCCATGAGTTCTCGATACTTGTCAGCCACCCTTTCAATTAGTTTGAGTTCGTCTTCTGTGAGTGAATTTGGAAGGGCTTCATCTGCTATTCTGATATTTTCTTTGATATGCTCTTCTTCGTTCATACCTGAAAGTACACAGGTAACTTCGGGATGGTTAAGCACCCATCTGAGGGACCATTCTGCAGGACTTCTTTTAACTTCTGCTTCGTCCCATATTGCCTGAATTTCCTCTGGAACATTCCTTGCCAGGTTACCTCCCCTAAAGGGTTCCATTACAATTACAGGAATATCCTTGGACGCTGCGTATTCTAAACCCTCGGTTCCTGCCTGATTTTTTTCATCTAGAAAATTGTATTGAATCATGCAGAAATCCCAGTCGTATGCATCTATAATTTCCTTAAATGTGTCTATATCTCCGTGGAATGAAAAGCCTGCATTCAATATTTTTTCCTGCTTCTTAATTTCATCGAGAAATTCCAGGGCATTGAACTCTAACATTTTGTTCCAATTTGCCCTGTTTAATCCATGGAGCATGTAGTAATCTATGTAGGATATTTTAAAGTTTTCAAGCTGTACCTTGAATGTGCTTCTAAGATCTTCCTCTTTGTTAACTGTCCATGGTGGAAGTTTGGTTGCGAGTTTTACCTTTTCCCTGTAACCATCCCTCAATGCTCTTCCAACTAGTGGTTCGTTCATGTACATTATGGCCGTATCTAGATAATTCACCCCATGGTCAATGGCGTATCTTATCTGTTCAATTGCACGTTTCTCATCAGTTCTACCATTTTTTGTCGGCAGTCTCATTGCACCGTATCCAAGTACCGATAACTGATCTCCATTCTTCTCTATTTTTCTGTACTGCATAAAATCAAACCCCTTCAAATTGCTAAATTAACTAGATTAGTTTTAATGAGTCTATTTCCCAACCATTCCCCATTTATCCCTATTTTTTTATAATTATTTTTCTTACGAATTAAGTATACAGTAGATCATTTGGATATACCGTCCCAGAAGAGTTCGAATGATAGGTTCATGTTTTTTTCATTCAACCTTTCTGGATGTTTAGTGAAGTAGTTCACAGTGGAAAATATTGTGCCCAAAAAGAATTCCACCATCATCTCGTCCTTCACAGTTTTAATTTCTTGGTTTTCTATTCCCTTCCTGTAAAAGGTCAGTAAGTCATCGAACCTGGTTTCTGCCTGTTCCTTGGTTAGTGATGTTATGTAAGGTGAGCTGTGAAAAATGATTATAAACTGGTACATGTCCGATTTTTCGATTCCAAAGTGTGTGAAGTTGAGCCACAGCCGTTTTAGGTTAGATTTAAATTGTTCTGAATCTTGATAATCTATGGTTATTGCAATTAGAAGCTGCTCTTTGGTGTAGAGGTAAAGGCTGTTTATAAGTTCCTGTTTAGTTTTAAAGTGGTGAAAAAGTGTTCCTGTTGCAACCCCTGCTGTTTTTGCTATTTCTGATGTTGAAGTTCCATGAAACCCCTTTTCAACAAAGAGTTTGAGTGCTGCATTTAGTAATAGTTGCTTTTTCTCATTCAAGTTTTACACACCTTATTTTTTTTATGCGATCAATTGTTTTACACAATATAGACTGATTAGTCAGTATATATAGTTATCCCTATAAAAAATAGGAAAAACGAATGTATGGAAGATCACATGAAAATTTAAATTGTCTACAGGAGAAGCATCAGCGAAAAATATAACCCCAAAATTCGTATGCAAACACGTCTACGACTTAAATTTATATCGTAGAGTTATTTAGAAAAAGTTAAAGTAGAAAAGAAATGTGTGTCATTTAACTACTCTGTTAACTTGTTTTTACTTGCGAACCTATCTAAGGTTCTTTCCATGTCATATTTTATAGATTCCTTAATGGCATCAACAAGTTTTATTGCTTCCTTTTCATTCAGTAGTAAAGTCAACATTGATTCAACTTCATCCCATCTATTTTTTGGCGACAACTTTAGAATCCTCCTTAAATGTAGAGTTCACTATGTGTCGAAGAATATATAAATTTAACATTGCAATTAAAAAAGTCGTCAGAAATTAAAAAGACAAATTATATTAAATGATAAATATAGAATACATATTAAAAACATTGAATATTTAACGATAATTATGAAAGTGTCTAAATGATAATCAATAAAAGTCATTTAAATTCCTTGCTTGAATAATCAAAACCCAGATTAAAGGAAATTGTTGTGAAATACTCTTTTCCTTTACCAACTGATTTGATTCCCTTCAGTATCTTTCAAAGATAAAATATTATGGATCGATCCCATTGTATTCACATCAATGATATAGAATCCATTTTACTGTTGTGATTTATATTTCATGTTTTAATAGAATTTGGAGATGAAAACCTTTCTAAATTATTAAAATAACGTTTTTGTTCTCTTTTAGCTTTAAATAAATTCCAAGATCAACTGGGGGGTTGAAAATTGGTTAAATGTAATGATTGTGGTTATGATAACGATTTAAATGCATCTTACTGTGAAAATTGTGGAAAAAAGATCAATGGTTTTTCTAATGGAAATTATGATGTTGAAAAGACTGAAACAGGCTTCAGCAACCTTACAAAGGTTTTAATAGCAGTGTGTATTGTGTTGATTGTAGGTGTGGGAATCACAGCAGGTTACCTCATAAAAAATAATCAGCAAACCCCTGCAGTAGCAGTTAATGGATCAAATTCAAATTCAACCGGCACTCCTGTCTCAAAGGCTGATGGTTTTCCAGTGTCTGAAGCACCCAATCTGGGTTACCAGATCATGAAAAACAACGGTACCATTTCGAGCGTTACCTACAACGGAGTAACTCTAGACAAGAACCAGTGCCTTTACATACTTGCAAAGGCAGTTGTTATGTTAAATGCAGGTCAAACAGGCAATATACCAATAAATTCCTATGGCAGTGCAGCTAATCCTGCAGGAACTGTTACATCCGCGACCATCATAAAATCTGACTACGTGGACATAGCTTCAAGAACAGTTACATGGATGGATAACTACAAAAACGCTCCTAACTACGTGGGCATAACCAATCCAGGCCAACCTGATCTCTCACCAGACACCACACTCAACATGTTTGCAAAGGTACTCTCAGATTACAAAGCCACAGGACAGCTTCCATCATCGGTATCAATACCCTAAGTGATCATGGATGAATACAAAAACTAAAGCACTGATTGTGTTGGGCCTCATAATCATCTTCACAATCACCCTCTGCACAGCGTACTACCTCACACCAACAAGTAACGAGCAGAAGTACGCTGGGGTTTCAACACAAAACCTTGGAAACATCACATACGGAACTGTTGTCAAGGAAGGACCCTACGGTAACAAAGAATCAGATACAAAAATAGCCATCATAATGGGAGTACATCCACAGGAATCTGATGCCCACAATGCCATGTTAAATGCCATCAAACAGAATTCAAATTCTTTGAAGTACAGTTACACCATTTACAAGGTTAATGTAACCCAAGATCCCGATGATTATCAGAGGGGTAGGATGAATGGTCAGCTCCTTGCAAACAAATTTGCAGTGCCAGATATAATCAATCAAAAGTATAATCTGACCATTGATGTTCATTCAAATGTTGGAAACTGGGAGAAAACCAGGTTCATCTTTGCACCTGTAGCAGGGAGCAGTGCAGAATCCATCGGAAAAAATTTGTCCAATGAGTTGCCGTGGCTCTCATACTACGTCCCACCCAATCCAACCAGTACAGTATACGTAACAGAACCACTGATAAACGCAGGCATACCTGCACTGGTGTATGAAACCTTCCACAACGATTCTGACTCTGAAAAATACAACCATGCAAATGAATTTTTAGAGGCTGTAGATGGGCTTAAATTGTAAATGGTGAATTGTAATAAAACTCCCATGCTCCACGGTTTAGGAGATTTTAAAGAATTATCAAGGGATATTTATAATTTTTAGGGTTAAGGGATATTATTTAGATAAAACTTAATTGTAAACATGAGAAAATTTGGGGGAATTTACATGAATATGAAAAGGAATACTCTGCTGATAATAGTTATAATTATATTGGCAGGGACATTGAGTTTTGCATTTGGATACATGTACATTTCAGCACCTAAGGCTGCTGCAAACAACAGTGCCAACATCACCACCATAAATCAGACCATGCAAAATGGTACTGCAATACCATACAGCTCCGAGTACATAAGTTTTGACAAGGCAAAATCCATTGCTAAGTCCAAGGCATCTAAAGGTGTTAGTGTGAGTGATCCTATTCTTATGAAGAATCATGATGGCCAAGCAATTTATATCTGCAATTATTACTACAATGGACAGATAGTTGGAGGTATAATATTAAATGCAAAAACAGGGGCAGTTATTTACAGGGAACTGAACTTACCAACCAACACAACAACAACTACCACAGATCAGTACAACAATCAAAACTACAACGATAATTCAAACTACAACAACGATGACAACTACGACAACTCAAACTACAACTACGATGATTCAAATGACAACTACGATGATTCAAGCGATGCTGACTACCAAAATTATGATGATGATTACTCATCAGACTACGATGGTTCGGATGATGGATACTACTGATCGTTATCCATCACCTATTTTTTTTTAAAAGTTCCTTAAACTCTGCAATTTCTGATTTCATTTCATTTATAGAATTTTCAAGACTTTCAACTTGTTCTTTCAGTTCTTTTTCTTCAGATTCCATATCTCTCATGAAGTAGGATGACAGGGTAGCTGTTAAAAGACTGAAAAATCCAACACCAACTATCATCAAAATAATACCCAGTGCCTTTCCACCTGGAGATACCGGGACTATGTCACCGTATCCCACAGTTGTAACTGTAGATACAACGTACCAAAGAGCATCTAAAGGGGTGTGAATCTCACCTGTCGGACTACTTTCCAACACCAAAACAGCAATGGTAGAGGCTGCAACAATGAGTATCAGTGTGAAAAGAATGTAATTTAAATGGGTTTTTTCAACAAAATTGAATATATTCCTTCTTCCCTTCCCAAAAAGTGCAAATATCCTAACTAACCTTAAAAGTCTTATAAAACCGTACGAACCAAAGGTTATGAGTTCATATGGGAACATGGCAAGTATATCAACAATAACACCCTTCCAATCCTCACGCAGGTAAGCTAATTTGTTTTCCTTTTGATACAGATTGTAACTGAATTCAACAATTAACACAGCACAAAGACCAGTGTCAAAAACAACTATAAACAAGTATATGTTAGATAAATCAACAAAATAAGTCAGTGTTAAAAGGATGATATCTGCAAGCATCCAAAGAATGATTATAACATCCTTGACATTGGAGAGTTTATTAAGCAAGTCTCTCCTTTGAATCATAGGTTCTTCAATCGCCCCTGTTGATCCCACTTTTTTACCTAAAATTTTCTTATCTCCCACTGCCCCAGCTTTGCCCACACCTTCATGAGATTATGATTGAGCAATATTCCTTTGATTTATCTCATGTTTATTACATTTTTTTATTTTTCTAAAGAACAGTTATCAATTTAATTGGAAAGATCATGATCTTCATAAAAAAAATATTTAGGGAAATGTGAGCAACCTTTTAAAACAAGTTAGTATATATTTATTATTATACGTTCACAGTTAGGTTATAATTCGCTTCTAATTAATTGTTAAGGGATTAGTTTATTAAAAAATATAAATTAAAATGAGTTAAATTGACTAGTAATAAAATAGATGATCTTTATGACGAACAAGACTGAACAGAAAATTATGGATGCTGCTCTTGAAATATTCGCAAAGAACGGATTTAAATCCTCAACTACCAAAGCAATTGCAGAAAAATCAGGTTTTACAGAGATGACCTTATTTAGAAAGTTTAGTACGAAAAAAAATCTCTATGAAATGGTTTTGAATCAAAACGTTAAATTGATGCTAGAGGATTTCAATAAAAACGTCTTTAATGGTAAAAAATATGAAAATGTTAAAGATTTCATTGCCAATTTCATAATACAAACACAACAAGTGATGATGAACAACTTCGAAGTGTTTTACATATCTTTAAACGAAGAAAATAAGTCCATGGAAAAGCTGATGGCTGAACAAACTAATGCTGCAGGAAATTATCTAAAACAACATATTAAAAATCCTGAAATTGATTATGATACTTTAGGAATTTCCATTATTTCATTCGTGTACATTGTAAACCTTGAAAATTACCACAACAGAAAAGCTTCGTTTGGAAAGTCAGCTGAGTCTGTGGTTGAAAATTTCATAGAAATGATATACTGCATGGTCAAATAGTTGATTAGTTCAATTAAGTTGGTTAAAATGACGGATGAAACCAAAAGAATAATTCTGGATGCTGCACTAAAAATTTTTGCAAAAGAAGGCTACAATTCAGCTACAACACGTAACATTGCAAATCAATCTGGTTTTTCAGAGATAACCCTCTTTAGAAAATTTGAGACCAAAGAAAAATTGTTCAAAGAGGCCATGAGTGTGAATCATGAAATACTACAAGAAACATGCATCAGCCTCATGGAAGATCTTGAGAAAATTGAGGATCCCGAAGAGTTCTTACGGGAGTATATAAAAAGAATGGCTGTTTTTTATCATGAAAACTTCGAATTCTTCAATATCATGGTAACTGAAGATAACTTACATGTTGATTCTGATATGGGTGACTTCGGAGATGTTTTGAGTGAATTTGTTTCAGAGAA is part of the Methanobacterium lacus genome and encodes:
- a CDS encoding DedA family protein — its product is MSVVELVSNFAIHIIQILGYWGVFIGMTLESACIPLPSEIIMTFSGYVVWQGTTNMTLLGITLVGAVGNLIGSLIAYFVGLKGGRPFLEKYGKYIFISHSKLELADRWFERYGWEAVLISRMLPVIRTFISLPAGIANMDLKKFSLYTFLGSLPWSFALAYIGVQLGPNWDVIESYFHIMDIGVFIGIVGLIIYLVLSYRSKSKTTGSEPEKQNKNRKIRDDH
- a CDS encoding undecaprenyl-diphosphatase; this encodes MIEQLNFAVFHLINQYAGMNQFLDTFMVLIAKYMPLLVVVGMIILWMFKGRKTRDIILYGFYAALIGLIVNYLIGFVYYHPRPFVIPVGTLLFSYPADSSFPSDHSTIIFSMALMLAYFKRTRFPGLLFLVLGIIGGTARVFAGVHFPLDIVGSLVVSGISVLLVLKLRTKLNPLNDFINVVYNKIPMVSSEVVK
- a CDS encoding winged helix-turn-helix domain-containing protein, with protein sequence MKHLEKLLWWLLTGKRGGTNRARIIEKLRERPYNPHQLSKELNLDYKTIRHHIKILRDNNIIKATGDSYSKLYFLTDAMEENYEVFQEIWDNYIEK
- a CDS encoding aldo/keto reductase, which encodes MQYRKIEKNGDQLSVLGYGAMRLPTKNGRTDEKRAIEQIRYAIDHGVNYLDTAIMYMNEPLVGRALRDGYREKVKLATKLPPWTVNKEEDLRSTFKVQLENFKISYIDYYMLHGLNRANWNKMLEFNALEFLDEIKKQEKILNAGFSFHGDIDTFKEIIDAYDWDFCMIQYNFLDEKNQAGTEGLEYAASKDIPVIVMEPFRGGNLARNVPEEIQAIWDEAEVKRSPAEWSLRWVLNHPEVTCVLSGMNEEEHIKENIRIADEALPNSLTEDELKLIERVADKYRELMETGCTGCRYCMPCPKGVDIAKCFEVYDSAKLFNTGNIQSKVMYAAGLGVMNDGKPGFASKCTKCGKCEKHCPQELPIMDLLDDVSNEMEGPLTKIIPPIFKAFLSIQSYRNNRKAKNLE
- a CDS encoding TetR/AcrR family transcriptional regulator, which codes for MNEKKQLLLNAALKLFVEKGFHGTSTSEIAKTAGVATGTLFHHFKTKQELINSLYLYTKEQLLIAITIDYQDSEQFKSNLKRLWLNFTHFGIEKSDMYQFIIIFHSSPYITSLTKEQAETRFDDLLTFYRKGIENQEIKTVKDEMMVEFFLGTIFSTVNYFTKHPERLNEKNMNLSFELFWDGISK
- a CDS encoding pseudomurein-binding repeat-containing protein, which gives rise to MVKCNDCGYDNDLNASYCENCGKKINGFSNGNYDVEKTETGFSNLTKVLIAVCIVLIVGVGITAGYLIKNNQQTPAVAVNGSNSNSTGTPVSKADGFPVSEAPNLGYQIMKNNGTISSVTYNGVTLDKNQCLYILAKAVVMLNAGQTGNIPINSYGSAANPAGTVTSATIIKSDYVDIASRTVTWMDNYKNAPNYVGITNPGQPDLSPDTTLNMFAKVLSDYKATGQLPSSVSIP
- a CDS encoding ion channel; amino-acid sequence: MGKAGAVGDKKILGKKVGSTGAIEEPMIQRRDLLNKLSNVKDVIIILWMLADIILLTLTYFVDLSNIYLFIVVFDTGLCAVLIVEFSYNLYQKENKLAYLREDWKGVIVDILAMFPYELITFGSYGFIRLLRLVRIFALFGKGRRNIFNFVEKTHLNYILFTLILIVAASTIAVLVLESSPTGEIHTPLDALWYVVSTVTTVGYGDIVPVSPGGKALGIILMIVGVGFFSLLTATLSSYFMRDMESEEKELKEQVESLENSINEMKSEIAEFKELLKKNR
- a CDS encoding TetR/AcrR family transcriptional regulator; amino-acid sequence: MTNKTEQKIMDAALEIFAKNGFKSSTTKAIAEKSGFTEMTLFRKFSTKKNLYEMVLNQNVKLMLEDFNKNVFNGKKYENVKDFIANFIIQTQQVMMNNFEVFYISLNEENKSMEKLMAEQTNAAGNYLKQHIKNPEIDYDTLGISIISFVYIVNLENYHNRKASFGKSAESVVENFIEMIYCMVK
- a CDS encoding TetR/AcrR family transcriptional regulator; translation: MTDETKRIILDAALKIFAKEGYNSATTRNIANQSGFSEITLFRKFETKEKLFKEAMSVNHEILQETCISLMEDLEKIEDPEEFLREYIKRMAVFYHENFEFFNIMVTEDNLHVDSDMGDFGDVLSEFVSENIGNTCCEVTSIVFTINTFIYTLNLDMFHGINSDGYEENIKRFTNNMVRCLR